A stretch of Vibrio aphrogenes DNA encodes these proteins:
- the ribB gene encoding 3,4-dihydroxy-2-butanone-4-phosphate synthase gives MNQNQPSLLAEFGNPFERVEAALMALKQGQGVLVLDDEDRENEGDLIYSAETLTDTQMALMIREGSGIVCLCLTDEQANQLALPPMVVNNNSQNQTAFTVSIEAKQGVTTGVSAADRVTTIKTAIFADAKPDDLARPGHVFPLRARQGGVFTRRGHTEGTTDLMQLAGLNPAGVLCEVTNPDGTMARAEEIVAFGKLHNMPVLTIDDIVMYRESLIQKQA, from the coding sequence ATGAATCAGAACCAACCTTCTTTACTTGCCGAGTTCGGTAACCCTTTTGAGCGTGTTGAAGCAGCGCTTATGGCATTAAAACAGGGACAAGGTGTTCTTGTCTTAGATGATGAGGACCGTGAAAACGAAGGCGACCTTATTTATTCCGCTGAAACCTTAACCGATACTCAAATGGCCTTAATGATCCGCGAAGGTAGTGGTATCGTTTGCTTATGCTTGACGGATGAGCAGGCAAATCAACTTGCATTACCTCCAATGGTGGTCAATAACAACAGCCAAAACCAAACGGCGTTTACTGTGTCGATTGAAGCCAAACAAGGCGTGACGACCGGTGTATCAGCAGCCGACCGCGTAACTACGATAAAAACCGCGATTTTTGCCGATGCTAAACCGGATGATCTGGCACGCCCAGGCCATGTTTTTCCTCTGCGTGCTCGCCAAGGTGGAGTATTTACTCGCCGAGGTCATACCGAAGGTACGACGGATTTGATGCAACTTGCCGGCTTGAATCCTGCAGGAGTGTTATGTGAAGTCACTAACCCAGATGGCACCATGGCTAGAGCCGAAGAAATCGTCGCCTTTGGTAAATTACACAATATGCCAGTGTTAACGATCGATGACATTGTGATGTATCGAGAATCACTTATTCAGAAGCAAGCGTAG
- a CDS encoding permease: MLEIFTTLANWLTYDTFNLPRHTPSAEAIHFFIEDTSKILVLLVLLIYIIAFLRAALNVERVRDFLQGKRKGVGYVLGATFGAITPFCSCSSIPLFMGFISARIPLGVTMAFLVTSPLINEVVVIMLGGILGIKFTLMYIILGISLGVVAGLLIDMTKSYRWLQPFLANIYEHEQQASNTVDVVTTKTLSLKEHHLFAKQEMLAVVKRIWKWVIVGVGIGAMIHGFIPAQWFKENLSAGQWWSVLVSSLIAIPMYTNASGIVPIMASLIDKGVPLGTTLAFCMSAVAVSLPEFIMLKQVMTYRLLAMLAGYIFVAITLIGWMFNYYY, encoded by the coding sequence ATGCTGGAAATTTTTACTACCTTAGCGAATTGGTTGACCTACGATACTTTCAACTTACCTCGCCATACTCCTAGTGCAGAGGCTATTCATTTTTTTATCGAAGATACCTCTAAGATTTTAGTTCTATTGGTTTTGCTTATTTATATCATTGCATTTTTAAGAGCAGCTTTGAATGTCGAGCGTGTGCGTGATTTCCTACAAGGCAAAAGAAAAGGGGTGGGGTATGTATTAGGGGCGACATTTGGGGCGATCACGCCATTTTGTTCATGCAGCTCCATTCCTCTTTTTATGGGATTTATTTCAGCACGTATTCCTTTGGGGGTCACCATGGCCTTTTTGGTGACTTCGCCACTGATCAATGAAGTTGTAGTGATCATGCTTGGCGGGATATTAGGGATTAAATTCACCTTAATGTATATCATCTTGGGCATTTCATTAGGCGTGGTTGCTGGCCTTTTAATTGATATGACTAAATCCTATCGTTGGTTGCAGCCATTTTTGGCCAATATTTATGAACATGAGCAGCAAGCTAGCAATACCGTGGATGTAGTAACCACCAAAACATTGTCATTAAAAGAACATCACCTTTTTGCCAAACAAGAAATGCTTGCGGTTGTTAAACGTATTTGGAAATGGGTCATTGTTGGTGTTGGGATTGGCGCAATGATACATGGTTTCATTCCTGCGCAATGGTTTAAAGAAAACTTATCAGCAGGTCAATGGTGGTCAGTACTAGTTTCTTCCTTGATTGCAATTCCAATGTATACCAATGCTAGCGGTATTGTACCGATTATGGCGTCTTTAATTGATAAAGGCGTTCCTCTTGGTACGACTTTGGCCTTTTGCATGAGTGCGGTTGCGGTAAGTTTGCCGGAATTTATTATGCTCAAGCAAGTGATGACATATCGCTTACTTGCAATGTTAGCAGGATACATCTTTGTGGCGATCACGCTGATTGGCTGGATGTTTAATTACTATTATTAA
- a CDS encoding thioredoxin family protein: MKKVNVYGSGCANCTETVNRFIEVAQDMNIKVSVEKTTNLEAIMLAGIMSTPGVAIDGVVKHTGSVPSKEVVMQLLSE, translated from the coding sequence ATGAAAAAAGTGAATGTGTATGGCTCCGGATGTGCTAATTGTACTGAAACCGTAAACCGATTCATTGAGGTGGCTCAAGATATGAATATCAAGGTATCGGTTGAGAAAACCACTAACTTAGAAGCAATCATGTTAGCCGGTATCATGAGTACTCCAGGGGTCGCGATTGATGGTGTAGTAAAGCATACGGGATCAGTGCCTAGCAAAGAGGTCGTGATGCAATTACTCAGTGAATAA
- a CDS encoding RNA polymerase sigma factor, producing the protein MKCLLKAWNDNEKLIFNWLVKQTQDQELAQDIMQDVFLSSMKNPNRFCNLDDAKSWLFKVVKNRYIDVLRKQILSEEIDDNVPSHKIEQDTVVQMQTCLPIILPMLSPSERSVIELCDLQGLTQKQYAQQYDLSLSAVKARLLRARKKLKTLLIEQCQVKKEDGVVCCFKGINT; encoded by the coding sequence ATGAAGTGTTTATTAAAAGCGTGGAATGACAATGAAAAATTGATTTTCAATTGGTTGGTTAAACAAACGCAAGATCAAGAGCTTGCACAAGATATCATGCAAGATGTCTTTTTAAGTTCGATGAAAAATCCTAACCGTTTTTGTAACTTAGATGATGCAAAGTCTTGGTTATTTAAAGTCGTGAAGAATCGCTATATTGATGTTTTGCGAAAACAAATATTAAGCGAAGAGATTGATGACAATGTGCCTAGCCATAAAATAGAGCAAGATACCGTTGTGCAAATGCAAACGTGTTTACCTATCATCTTGCCAATGTTATCACCTTCTGAGAGGTCAGTGATTGAGTTATGTGACTTGCAAGGACTGACCCAAAAACAGTATGCGCAGCAATATGATTTATCGTTAAGTGCTGTCAAAGCAAGACTACTTCGAGCTCGCAAGAAATTAAAAACATTGCTGATTGAACAGTGCCAAGTGAAGAAAGAAGACGGTGTGGTTTGTTGTTTTAAAGGTATAAATACTTGA